A stretch of the Geovibrio thiophilus genome encodes the following:
- a CDS encoding ATP-dependent helicase → MIDYKNELNKGQYEAVVRTDTPLLVLAGAGTGKTRVITYRIAYLINEIGIDPERILAVTFTNKAAEEMKHRLRSLVGTAAGSVWMGTFHSISLRILRRDGQTVGLKPGFGVIDQDDRMSLFREVIKTLRIDHKKYPPKQYMNKISWFKNTPQYVEGQIPDAGAFHRVDEVFREYQKRLDEQFLIDFDDMLSLTIRMFEASEEVRQYYSAMFEHILVDEYQDTNAIQFMFLRLLAGRSGRICVVGDDDQSIYGWRGADIRNILEFDKHFSDVEVVKLTENYRSTADIIARANTLIKNNAMRRGKELTAHLETEGALEHLSLLNETSEADFVTKTIARYAEEGISYGDMAVLYRTNAQSRNFEVNLNKTGIPYKVVGGTAFYQRREIKDLLSYLRFFDNSFDSVSFSRSLTTPSRGIGTTTIDKIREFASKNAVSLTEAVKQMFSAFGRGQQEAFRQYITTLDHLASFTKVSDMVNAVIERTGYKEYVLANESEEEAKKRIENIFELYNAAVAFEETSPEGTLTDFLASTSLSSSTDETAGDRVSLMTIHSAKGLEFDTVFLTGLENGLFPLYGSIDEPELMEEERRLCYVGITRAKRNLYVTCAESRIIYGNRTVSARSYFLEEMGFEKAKAVLAPSSRQFSDRFQNYSRRPSRTQNKEPLAPSKAGRKVRHEKFGEGVVINTTGEGAAEKAEVFFKNAGGLKKIVTAFLTFVDE, encoded by the coding sequence ATGATCGACTATAAAAACGAACTAAACAAAGGTCAGTACGAAGCTGTGGTGCGCACGGATACCCCGCTTCTTGTTCTCGCCGGTGCGGGCACGGGAAAGACAAGGGTTATCACCTACCGCATAGCCTATCTCATAAACGAAATAGGCATTGATCCCGAACGCATCCTCGCAGTCACCTTCACCAATAAGGCAGCCGAAGAGATGAAACACCGCCTCAGAAGCCTTGTGGGCACTGCCGCCGGCTCCGTCTGGATGGGTACGTTCCACAGCATATCGCTGCGCATCCTCCGCAGAGACGGGCAGACAGTGGGTCTGAAACCCGGCTTCGGCGTGATAGATCAGGACGACCGCATGTCTCTCTTCCGTGAGGTGATCAAGACCCTGCGGATAGACCACAAGAAGTACCCTCCCAAGCAGTACATGAACAAAATAAGCTGGTTTAAGAACACTCCGCAGTATGTGGAGGGTCAAATCCCCGACGCAGGGGCGTTCCACAGAGTGGATGAAGTTTTCAGGGAATATCAGAAACGTCTTGATGAGCAGTTTCTCATAGACTTTGACGATATGCTCAGCCTCACGATCCGCATGTTTGAGGCATCCGAAGAGGTGAGGCAGTATTACTCCGCCATGTTTGAGCACATCCTCGTGGACGAGTATCAGGATACAAACGCCATTCAATTCATGTTCCTTCGCCTTCTGGCGGGGAGAAGCGGCAGGATATGCGTTGTCGGGGACGACGATCAGTCTATCTACGGCTGGCGCGGAGCGGATATACGCAATATTCTCGAATTTGACAAGCATTTCTCGGATGTGGAAGTGGTGAAGCTCACAGAAAACTACCGCAGCACGGCGGATATTATCGCCAGAGCGAATACGCTGATAAAAAACAATGCCATGCGAAGAGGCAAGGAGCTCACAGCACACCTTGAAACAGAAGGCGCTCTTGAGCACTTATCGCTCCTTAACGAAACCTCGGAAGCGGACTTCGTGACGAAGACAATCGCCCGATACGCCGAAGAAGGCATAAGCTACGGAGATATGGCAGTCCTCTACCGCACCAACGCCCAGTCACGTAACTTTGAAGTAAATCTCAACAAAACGGGGATCCCCTACAAGGTTGTCGGAGGCACGGCATTCTACCAGAGGCGGGAGATCAAAGACCTGCTGAGCTATCTGCGCTTTTTTGACAACAGCTTCGACAGCGTGTCCTTCTCAAGAAGCCTCACAACCCCCTCAAGGGGCATAGGCACAACCACCATAGACAAAATACGTGAGTTTGCCTCCAAAAACGCCGTCAGTCTCACCGAAGCGGTTAAGCAGATGTTCTCAGCATTCGGCAGAGGACAGCAGGAAGCATTCAGACAATATATAACCACCCTTGACCACCTCGCCTCCTTTACAAAGGTCAGCGACATGGTGAACGCCGTAATAGAACGTACAGGCTACAAGGAATATGTTCTCGCAAACGAAAGCGAAGAGGAAGCAAAGAAAAGGATAGAAAACATCTTCGAGCTGTACAACGCCGCCGTTGCGTTTGAGGAAACCTCTCCCGAAGGCACGCTCACAGACTTCCTCGCCAGTACATCCCTAAGCTCCTCCACGGACGAGACAGCGGGCGACAGAGTAAGCCTTATGACAATCCACTCCGCCAAAGGACTTGAGTTTGACACTGTGTTCCTCACAGGGCTTGAAAACGGCTTATTCCCCCTCTACGGCAGCATAGACGAGCCGGAGCTCATGGAAGAAGAGCGGAGACTCTGCTACGTTGGCATAACAAGGGCAAAACGCAACCTGTACGTCACCTGCGCCGAATCACGCATAATATACGGAAACAGAACCGTGAGCGCCCGATCATACTTCCTTGAGGAGATGGGCTTTGAAAAAGCGAAAGCGGTATTGGCACCCTCAAGCCGCCAGTTTTCCGACCGTTTCCAGAATTACTCAAGGAGACCGTCCCGCACTCAGAACAAAGAGCCCTTGGCTCCGTCCAAGGCAGGCAGAAAAGTGCGCCATGAGAAATTCGGCGAAGGGGTGGTGATAAACACCACCGGAGAAGGAGCAGCGGAAAAAGCAGAGGTCTTCTTCAAAAACGCAGGCGGGCTGAAAAAAATTGTCACAGCCTTCCTCACCTTCGTTGATGAATGA
- the gatC gene encoding Asp-tRNA(Asn)/Glu-tRNA(Gln) amidotransferase subunit GatC — protein MSITDKDVRHIAKLARLKVDDAEVERLALELSSILGYIQKLEELDVTGVEPTSHVLDLYSVTREDEAKPSLGTERALANAPEAEHGHFKVPRVIE, from the coding sequence ATGTCCATAACCGATAAAGACGTAAGGCACATAGCCAAGCTTGCCCGTCTGAAAGTTGATGATGCGGAAGTTGAGAGGCTCGCCCTTGAACTGAGCTCCATTCTCGGCTACATACAGAAGCTTGAGGAGCTTGACGTGACTGGTGTTGAGCCCACATCCCACGTGCTTGACCTCTACAGCGTAACAAGAGAGGACGAAGCCAAGCCGTCCCTCGGCACAGAGAGAGCCCTCGCCAACGCTCCCGAAGCCGAACACGGTCACTTTAAAGTCCCAAGGGTGATAGAATGA